One stretch of Aquimarina sp. Aq107 DNA includes these proteins:
- a CDS encoding DUF1835 domain-containing protein, whose amino-acid sequence MGAKTLHITNGDSLTDRLKELHLVDGELITWREMLCEGPTSIKIETEKAIAKRKEFLQKYYRISPADYQKKFVSQLEKLNTPGKYEEIILWFEYDLFCHINMIAVISLLLRKKIKDTPVYLVCSGRVENEKKCLGLCELSDIQLKKHFEDKTLLNLNDLELASHIWTLYCESNPKKIVGQIKKQSSFEYLSICLRAHLQRFPNMLTGLNILEHNILEMVDTYQIKNIKQLMGYALEYQGFYGYGDMQMKRVLARLFQFFDQTKERLLLSERGKLALQQKKNFYNTQMLDWHYGGVKKYDYLYNNETHNLLKL is encoded by the coding sequence TTGGGGGCTAAGACATTACATATAACTAATGGCGACAGTTTAACTGATCGCCTAAAAGAGCTACATCTTGTAGATGGAGAATTAATAACATGGCGTGAAATGCTCTGCGAAGGCCCCACTAGTATAAAAATTGAAACCGAAAAAGCAATAGCAAAGCGAAAAGAGTTTCTTCAGAAATATTATAGAATTTCACCAGCGGATTATCAAAAAAAATTCGTTTCTCAACTGGAAAAACTAAATACTCCAGGAAAATATGAGGAAATCATATTGTGGTTTGAATATGACCTTTTCTGCCACATAAATATGATAGCAGTAATAAGTCTATTACTTCGAAAAAAAATTAAAGACACTCCTGTATATCTAGTATGTAGTGGTCGTGTAGAAAACGAAAAAAAATGCCTAGGCCTGTGTGAATTATCTGATATCCAATTAAAAAAACATTTCGAAGACAAGACCTTATTAAATTTAAATGATTTAGAACTTGCATCACATATATGGACCTTATATTGCGAATCAAATCCTAAAAAGATCGTAGGTCAAATTAAAAAGCAATCCTCGTTCGAGTACTTATCAATATGCTTAAGAGCACATTTGCAAAGATTTCCCAATATGCTTACCGGACTAAATATATTAGAGCATAATATTTTAGAAATGGTAGACACTTATCAAATCAAAAATATTAAACAATTGATGGGGTATGCCCTAGAGTATCAAGGATTTTATGGATATGGTGATATGCAAATGAAGCGAGTTCTTGCTAGACTTTTTCAGTTTTTTGATCAAACTAAAGAGCGTCTTTTATTATCCGAGAGAGGAAAATTAGCACTACAGCAAAAAAAGAATTTTTACAACACGCAAATGTTGGATTGGCACTACGGAGGTGTCAAGAAATATGACTACCTATATAATAACGAAACGCACAATTTATTAAAATTATAA
- a CDS encoding nucleoside phosphorylase codes for MAIAESELILNKDGSIYHLNIKPEHLAETVITVGDPDRVNLVTQYFDTIEHKITKREFHTQTGVYKGKRITVLSTGIGTDNIDIVFNELDALVNIDLETRKVKSNHTSLNIIRIGTSGAIQPETPIDSFIVSELAIGFDSLLHFYDSKDIQFPQISEPLMKHLDWNKNKSTPYVVSFDKKLGRHMQSDLTNKGFTITNVGFYGPQGRVLRLPLSDANLNKKIASFSYADKKITNLEMETAGIYGMAKLLGHRAVSMNAMIANRATGKFSNNPGKTVDKLIKYTLDKIVSYSN; via the coding sequence ATGGCTATAGCCGAATCTGAACTTATTCTTAATAAAGATGGTAGTATATATCATTTAAATATTAAACCAGAACATCTAGCAGAAACAGTAATAACAGTAGGTGATCCGGATCGTGTTAATCTAGTTACTCAATATTTTGACACTATAGAACACAAAATAACTAAAAGAGAGTTTCATACTCAAACTGGAGTCTATAAAGGAAAAAGAATTACTGTACTATCTACAGGAATTGGAACAGATAATATAGACATTGTTTTTAATGAACTAGATGCTCTTGTAAATATTGATCTAGAAACAAGAAAGGTAAAGTCCAACCATACCTCTCTCAACATTATTCGTATTGGTACTTCTGGAGCTATCCAACCAGAAACCCCTATTGATAGTTTCATTGTTTCTGAACTTGCAATTGGATTCGATAGTTTACTTCACTTTTATGATAGCAAAGATATACAGTTCCCTCAGATTTCTGAGCCTCTAATGAAACATTTAGACTGGAACAAAAATAAATCAACACCCTATGTAGTTTCTTTTGACAAAAAATTAGGAAGACATATGCAAAGTGATCTAACTAATAAAGGATTTACTATAACAAACGTCGGTTTTTATGGACCTCAAGGAAGAGTACTAAGATTACCATTATCTGATGCAAATCTGAACAAAAAAATAGCATCTTTCAGCTATGCCGATAAGAAAATCACGAATTTAGAAATGGAAACTGCAGGTATATATGGAATGGCAAAATTATTAGGCCATCGTGCTGTTTCTATGAATGCTATGATCGCTAATAGAGCAACCGGGAAGTTTAGTAACAATCCGGGGAAAACAGTTGATAAACTTATCAAATACACTTTGGATAAAATTGTTAGTTATTCAAATTAG
- the ppk1 gene encoding polyphosphate kinase 1, translating into MDQKKYPFKDRDVNWLSFNERVLQEAEDQSNPLYERLKFLAIFSSNLDEFFRVRVSRLRQIKKIDKKLRKKLALKPNKQVKEILQRVKNQQERFGQIFHRQLIPELAKHNTYLVQETNFDFNQQAFVTEYFISKVLPLITSEIVDLSKPKSVFLENNKLYFLVTFEEQDSFGLINIPSDDLGRFVCLPTKNNNTYIAFLDDIIQLNIDQIFDNQKIKGSFEIKLSRDAELYIDDEFEGVLAEKIKESLSQRNDGQPTRLLFDSSMPKEVKKRARNFFGLGKIDMMPGGKYHNFSDFFSFPDPTNNPFLHYPPATEIKHKSFDNNTDYFDVISKGDQLVHFPYMSFDYVQNFIDQAATDEWVTEIKISLYRVAKQSELTTSLLKALENGKKVTVFVEAKARFDEENNLKWGKIFEEKGAMVFYSYPKIKVHSKILLINRKQKNTIASYAYIGTGNFNAKTSQIYCDHGLFTSNPEITKDLIEVFEVLSSKMILPRPKNLLISPFTTRDTFEKLINTEISNAKNGKKAGIKAKLNSLEDKSIIKKLYEANAAGVKIELLVRGFSCLIPGLEGISENITATSIIDRYLEHGRIYYFENNGNPKLYIGSADWMTRNLDKRIEVLVPIIDDNCKHELIQILHIQLNDNTKARILDFEENNYYKKKMDEKPSIQSQYQIREYLEERHSPKSTLSKQYL; encoded by the coding sequence ATGGATCAGAAGAAATACCCTTTTAAAGATAGAGATGTAAATTGGTTGAGTTTTAACGAACGTGTTTTACAAGAAGCAGAAGATCAATCTAACCCTCTTTACGAGAGATTAAAATTTTTAGCCATCTTTTCCTCTAATCTCGATGAATTTTTTAGAGTAAGAGTTTCGCGCTTACGTCAAATTAAAAAGATCGACAAGAAGCTTCGAAAAAAACTAGCATTAAAACCCAACAAACAAGTAAAAGAAATTTTACAAAGGGTAAAAAACCAACAAGAACGATTTGGTCAAATTTTTCATCGACAACTAATCCCAGAACTTGCTAAGCATAATACTTATCTAGTACAAGAAACAAACTTTGATTTCAATCAACAAGCATTTGTAACCGAATATTTCATTTCTAAAGTTTTACCTCTAATTACATCTGAAATAGTTGACTTATCCAAACCTAAAAGTGTATTTCTCGAAAACAACAAGTTATATTTTCTTGTAACATTCGAAGAACAAGATAGCTTTGGACTAATTAATATTCCGTCGGATGACTTAGGGCGATTTGTATGTCTTCCGACCAAAAACAACAATACTTACATTGCTTTTTTAGACGATATCATACAACTTAATATCGATCAAATATTTGATAATCAAAAGATTAAAGGTTCTTTTGAAATTAAATTATCTAGGGATGCCGAATTATATATTGATGATGAATTTGAAGGTGTATTAGCCGAAAAAATAAAGGAATCATTATCTCAACGAAACGATGGTCAACCAACTCGTTTATTATTCGACTCTTCTATGCCAAAAGAGGTTAAAAAAAGAGCTCGAAACTTTTTTGGTCTTGGCAAAATAGATATGATGCCTGGAGGCAAATATCATAACTTTAGTGACTTTTTTAGTTTTCCTGACCCGACTAACAATCCATTTTTGCATTATCCACCAGCAACAGAAATAAAACATAAATCATTTGATAATAATACTGATTATTTCGATGTGATTTCTAAAGGAGACCAGTTAGTACATTTCCCTTATATGTCTTTTGATTATGTTCAGAATTTTATTGATCAAGCTGCAACAGATGAATGGGTTACGGAAATCAAGATTTCATTATATAGAGTAGCCAAACAGTCTGAATTAACAACTTCGTTACTAAAAGCCTTAGAAAATGGAAAAAAAGTTACAGTATTTGTAGAAGCCAAAGCACGTTTCGATGAGGAAAACAATTTAAAATGGGGTAAGATTTTTGAAGAAAAAGGAGCTATGGTTTTCTATAGTTATCCTAAAATAAAAGTACACTCTAAAATACTATTAATCAACAGAAAACAAAAAAACACTATTGCTTCTTATGCATATATAGGTACCGGTAATTTCAATGCAAAGACATCACAAATTTATTGTGATCATGGATTGTTTACTTCTAATCCAGAAATCACAAAGGATCTTATAGAAGTATTTGAAGTATTATCCTCAAAAATGATATTGCCTAGACCTAAAAACTTATTAATATCCCCCTTTACCACTAGAGATACTTTCGAAAAATTAATTAATACCGAGATAAGCAATGCAAAAAACGGAAAAAAAGCAGGTATCAAAGCAAAATTAAATAGTTTAGAAGATAAATCGATCATCAAAAAACTATATGAAGCTAATGCGGCTGGTGTAAAAATAGAACTATTGGTTAGAGGATTCTCTTGTTTAATACCTGGATTAGAAGGAATAAGTGAAAATATCACAGCAACCAGCATTATTGACAGATATTTAGAGCACGGTAGAATTTACTATTTCGAAAATAATGGTAACCCAAAGTTGTATATTGGTAGTGCAGATTGGATGACACGTAATCTTGACAAACGAATTGAAGTATTAGTCCCAATTATAGATGATAATTGCAAGCATGAATTAATACAGATTTTACACATTCAATTAAACGATAACACTAAAGCAAGAATACTAGATTTTGAAGAAAATAACTATTATAAAAAGAAAATGGACGAAAAACCGTCCATACAATCTCAATATCAAATAAGAGAATATCTCGAGGAAAGACATTCTCCAAAAAGTACCTTATCCAAACAATATCTTTAA
- a CDS encoding substrate-binding domain-containing protein: MHTIKIGGVPEHFNLPWHLTIEEGAYLEKDIQLEWTDFPGGTGAMCEALRKKDIDIAIILTEGIIKDIIGGNPSKIVQTYIQSPLVWGIHVGHTSKYTSLNELQNTSAAISRYGSGSHLMAYINAQNTGWDTTNLQFEVVKNLDGAVEALTDGSADYFMWEHFTTKPLVDNKTFRRIADCPTPWPCFVIAVREEILNTKKDQLKDILQIINNTSLDFKQIPSIDKTLAHRYDQKLEDIREWLQITEWSQSIIDQKTLNEIQNQLLTLDIIDKTINSKDLIFEV; the protein is encoded by the coding sequence ATGCATACTATAAAAATTGGCGGTGTTCCTGAGCACTTTAACTTACCCTGGCATTTAACAATTGAAGAGGGAGCTTACTTAGAAAAAGATATCCAATTAGAATGGACAGATTTCCCTGGAGGAACTGGAGCTATGTGTGAAGCATTAAGAAAAAAAGATATCGATATCGCTATTATATTAACTGAAGGAATCATAAAAGATATTATAGGTGGTAACCCATCAAAAATTGTCCAAACATATATTCAATCACCTTTAGTATGGGGGATTCATGTTGGTCATACTTCTAAATACACAAGTCTAAATGAGTTACAAAACACTTCTGCAGCGATAAGCAGATATGGTTCAGGATCTCATTTAATGGCATACATTAACGCACAAAACACTGGATGGGATACTACTAATCTGCAGTTCGAAGTTGTTAAAAATCTTGATGGAGCTGTAGAAGCTTTGACAGATGGTAGTGCCGATTATTTTATGTGGGAACATTTCACAACTAAACCATTAGTAGATAATAAGACATTTAGACGCATCGCCGACTGCCCTACTCCTTGGCCATGTTTTGTAATAGCTGTTAGAGAAGAAATATTAAATACAAAAAAAGATCAGCTAAAGGATATATTACAAATTATAAATAATACGAGCTTAGATTTTAAACAAATACCTAGTATTGATAAAACGTTAGCACACCGATATGATCAGAAATTAGAAGATATTCGAGAATGGTTACAAATTACCGAATGGAGCCAATCTATAATAGATCAAAAAACATTAAACGAAATTCAGAATCAATTACTTACGTTAGATATAATTGATAAAACAATAAATTCTAAAGATTTAATTTTTGAAGTTTAA
- a CDS encoding uracil-DNA glycosylase, with protein MNVNIENSWKTHLESEFDKPYFKSLIDFIELEYKKETCFPPESEIFSAFNYCSFDNVKVVIIGQDPYHGIGQAHGLCFSVNSGIAIPPSLVNIFKEIESDLSIPFPSNGNLKRWADQGVLLLNATLTVRAHQAGSHQGKGWEKFTDAVIQYISKNKANVVFLLWGGFAKKKGAKIDDNKHFILNSGHPSPLSANRGYWFGNKHFEKTNEYLKSTNQLPIQW; from the coding sequence ATGAATGTAAATATTGAGAATAGTTGGAAGACACACTTAGAAAGTGAATTTGATAAACCATATTTTAAGAGTTTAATTGATTTTATTGAATTAGAATATAAAAAAGAAACTTGTTTTCCTCCCGAATCAGAGATTTTTTCAGCTTTTAATTATTGTAGTTTTGATAATGTTAAGGTAGTGATCATTGGTCAAGATCCATATCATGGTATAGGACAGGCTCATGGTCTTTGTTTCTCTGTAAATAGTGGAATTGCTATTCCTCCTTCATTAGTAAATATTTTTAAAGAAATCGAATCAGATCTAAGTATTCCTTTTCCTTCTAATGGGAACTTAAAACGTTGGGCTGATCAGGGAGTTTTATTGTTAAATGCAACTTTAACTGTAAGAGCACATCAAGCAGGATCTCATCAGGGTAAGGGATGGGAAAAATTTACAGATGCCGTAATTCAATATATATCAAAAAATAAAGCGAATGTCGTTTTCTTATTGTGGGGAGGTTTTGCTAAGAAAAAAGGTGCTAAAATAGATGATAATAAACACTTTATCTTAAATAGTGGACATCCTTCTCCTTTAAGTGCTAACCGAGGTTATTGGTTTGGAAATAAACACTTTGAGAAAACTAATGAATATCTGAAAAGTACAAATCAATTACCTATACAATGGTAA
- a CDS encoding DNA mismatch repair protein MutS yields the protein MIRISEKTLKDLEFHTVLSHIQDLCNTDYGKIKALQIVPLSTKEELHTSLQQVFEYKSSYLNDARIPNHGFDSIDKELQLLGIENTFLETFNLKKIISISITTNDLLSFFRKFKELYPILYQTSSEVPFTKEVINCIEIVVDKFGEIKDNASPTLSILRKDIHEVQGKLNGSFGRDLTRYNSLGYLDDIKESVVDNRRVLAVKAMYRRKVKGSIMGNSKTGSIVYIEPEATLQFSRTLSNLQYEEREEVVKILKDLTNRIRPFSELLAQYQEYLSHIDIVAAKTKYANKFNGVLPKITQDREITIKDAYHPLLYLNNQEKGEKTHPQTISLDKNNRIIVISGPNAGGKSITLKTVGLLQIMLQSGMLIPVHEYSRMCVFNTILTDIGDNQSIENHLSTYSYRLKNMNYFLRKCNNKTLFLIDEFGTGSDPELGGALAEAFLEVFYERESFGIITTHYANLKMLANELPNMTNANMLFDSRTLEPLFKLYLGEAGSSFTFEVAQKNGIPYSLINKAKKKVERGKIRFDKSIANLQKERSKLQKTTSSLKSKEQKAEDEKERLDKINKRLQNKLESYQELYDSNQRMIYLGQKLNEISEKYFHNKKKRELIDEFMKIVQVENSKRKKQSTKQRRAKKAQEEKIVKEVEKKVEVIREKKKEQKKKEEKIEKEKPKVILKIGDRVRMIDGKSIGTIDTLEKGKAVVNYGIFTTNVAIDQLEFVERKK from the coding sequence ATGATCCGAATTTCAGAAAAAACACTTAAAGATCTAGAATTCCATACGGTACTTAGTCATATCCAAGACTTATGCAATACAGATTATGGAAAAATAAAAGCTTTACAAATTGTTCCGTTATCCACGAAAGAAGAATTACACACATCATTACAACAAGTATTTGAATATAAATCTTCATACTTGAATGATGCAAGAATACCCAATCACGGATTTGATAGTATTGATAAGGAACTTCAACTATTAGGAATAGAAAATACTTTCTTAGAAACTTTTAATCTAAAAAAGATTATATCAATTAGTATTACTACTAATGATTTGCTAAGTTTTTTTAGAAAATTTAAAGAATTATATCCAATATTATATCAAACATCATCTGAAGTACCTTTTACAAAAGAAGTAATCAACTGTATCGAAATCGTAGTAGATAAATTTGGAGAAATTAAAGATAACGCCTCTCCTACCCTTAGTATACTTAGAAAAGACATACATGAAGTACAAGGGAAATTAAATGGAAGTTTTGGACGTGATCTTACTAGATACAATAGTTTAGGATATTTAGATGATATCAAAGAAAGTGTTGTTGATAATAGACGAGTACTTGCTGTAAAGGCTATGTACAGACGGAAGGTAAAGGGTTCTATCATGGGAAATTCTAAGACCGGAAGTATTGTCTATATAGAACCCGAAGCGACCTTGCAATTTAGTAGAACATTAAGCAATCTACAATATGAGGAACGAGAGGAGGTCGTTAAAATATTAAAAGATCTTACAAATAGAATAAGACCGTTTTCTGAACTATTAGCACAATACCAAGAATATCTAAGTCATATTGATATTGTTGCCGCTAAAACTAAATATGCTAATAAATTTAATGGGGTATTACCCAAAATAACCCAAGATCGAGAAATAACGATTAAAGATGCATACCATCCTCTACTCTATCTTAATAACCAAGAAAAAGGAGAAAAAACACATCCTCAAACAATTTCTTTAGATAAAAACAATAGAATTATTGTAATATCTGGTCCCAATGCTGGAGGAAAAAGTATCACTTTAAAAACCGTTGGCTTATTACAAATTATGTTACAAAGTGGTATGCTTATACCAGTTCATGAATATAGTAGAATGTGTGTTTTTAATACTATTCTAACTGATATAGGAGATAATCAATCTATAGAAAATCATTTAAGTACCTATAGTTATAGATTAAAGAATATGAACTATTTCCTAAGGAAATGTAATAATAAAACCTTATTTCTTATTGATGAGTTTGGAACAGGAAGTGATCCCGAATTAGGTGGAGCGCTAGCTGAAGCCTTTTTAGAAGTTTTTTATGAACGTGAATCTTTTGGTATAATCACCACACATTATGCTAATCTTAAAATGTTAGCAAATGAACTTCCAAATATGACAAATGCTAACATGCTTTTTGATTCTAGAACATTAGAACCTTTATTTAAATTATATTTAGGAGAAGCCGGAAGTTCTTTTACATTCGAGGTAGCACAAAAAAACGGAATACCATATAGCTTAATCAATAAAGCTAAGAAAAAGGTAGAACGTGGTAAAATTCGTTTTGATAAGAGTATTGCCAACTTACAAAAAGAGCGATCAAAACTTCAAAAAACTACTTCATCTTTAAAATCTAAAGAGCAAAAAGCAGAAGATGAAAAAGAAAGATTAGATAAAATTAATAAAAGATTACAAAACAAATTAGAAAGCTACCAGGAATTATACGACAGTAATCAACGAATGATCTATTTAGGACAAAAACTAAATGAAATCAGTGAAAAATATTTTCATAATAAGAAGAAAAGAGAACTTATTGATGAATTTATGAAAATAGTACAGGTAGAGAATTCAAAGAGAAAAAAGCAATCCACCAAACAAAGAAGAGCGAAAAAAGCTCAAGAAGAAAAAATAGTCAAAGAAGTAGAGAAAAAGGTTGAAGTAATAAGGGAAAAGAAAAAAGAGCAAAAGAAAAAGGAAGAAAAAATAGAAAAGGAAAAGCCTAAAGTAATTCTCAAAATTGGTGACAGAGTAAGAATGATTGATGGAAAATCAATTGGTACAATCGATACTTTAGAAAAAGGAAAAGCAGTAGTTAATTATGGTATATTTACTACCAACGTAGCAATTGATCAATTAGAGTTTGTAGAACGAAAAAAATAA
- a CDS encoding helix-turn-helix domain-containing protein, with translation MINKKLKRLLKKSKGTKTIYGISKKLGISPQAGDYIVKRKDLAKDFERLQKIADYMGVDIIDIVDYKKKK, from the coding sequence ATGATTAACAAGAAATTAAAAAGGTTACTTAAAAAAAGTAAAGGGACTAAAACTATTTATGGTATATCCAAAAAATTAGGTATTAGTCCACAAGCGGGAGATTATATTGTAAAGCGAAAAGATTTAGCAAAAGACTTTGAACGGTTACAAAAGATTGCTGATTATATGGGTGTAGATATTATTGATATTGTTGATTACAAAAAGAAAAAATAG